One region of Scomber scombrus chromosome 10, fScoSco1.1, whole genome shotgun sequence genomic DNA includes:
- the ogg1 gene encoding N-glycosylase/DNA lyase: MAKHAVLSSGANMWRRLACAKSELRLDLTLACGQSFRWRETAEGHWTGVIGGRVWTLTQTDDTLWYHVYKSHHGRPEEGSSSARKKRAGVTLQKEIKSEMSFKGALKKEEEEEPVAVTPLQDIEEEEEMLRDYFQLNVKLGDLYKEWGAADPHFKHIADIFTGVRMLRQDPTECLFSFICTSNNHISRIQGMVERLCQALGVPLCQLDQTSYYNFPSLSALADSSVEACLRELGFGYRARFLQQSAKQILDTHGLQWLEGLRGVPYLQARDALRTLPGVGTKVADCACLMSLDKLEAVPVDTHVWQIAKRDYKYGSGSGQKSITDKLHKDIGDFFRKLWGPYAGWAQSVLFCADLKKFQNLKEMLHQKKQKKEEDGEGERMVACKKTKRKTEENGTVKNRKTKSACHKSTKKSVKDEKVV; encoded by the exons ATGGCTAAACACGCGGTGCTGTCATCGGGTGCAAACATGTGGAGACGTCTGGCCTGTGCAAAGTCAGAGCTGCGTCTGGATCTCACTCTTGCCTGTGGACAATCTTTCCG CTGGAGGGAGACTGCAGAGGGCCACTGGACCGGAGTGATAGGAGGACGAGTGTGGACTCTGACCCAGACAGATGACACTCTATGGTACCACGTTTACAAAAGCCACCACGGCAGGCCGGAGGAGGGAAGTTCAAGTGCCAGGAAGAAGAGAGCTGGTGTTACTCTCCAGAAGGAAATCAAGTCAGAGATGAGCTTTAAAGGGGCTttgaagaaggaagaggaggaggagccggTGGCTGTGACCCCATTGCAGGACattgaggaggaagaagagatgcTGAGAGATTACTTCCAGCTGAATGTTAAACTGGGGGATCTGTACAAGGAGTGGGGAGCAGCAGACCCCCACTTCAAGCATATTGCAGACATTTTCActg GTGTGCGAATGCTACGCCAGGACCCCACTGAATGCCTGTTTTCCTTCATCTGCACCTCCAACAATCACATCTCTCGTATCCAGGGCATGGTTGAGCGACTGTGTCAGGCTCTGGGTGTCCCACTGTGCCAGCTGGATCAAACCTCTTACTACAACTTTCCCTCCCTGTCTGCGCTTGCAG ACAGCAGCGTAGAGGCCTGTCTACGGGAACTTGGTTTTGGATACAGGGCTCGGTTCCTGCAGCAGAGTGCGAAACAGATTCTGGACACCCATGGGCTCCAGTGGCTTGAAGGTCTACGAGGTGTCCCATATCTACAGGCCCGTGATGCTCTGCGTACTCTCCCTGGTGTGGGCACCAAG GTGGCAGACTGTGCATGTCTGATGTCCCTGGATAAGCTAGAGGCCGTGCCCGTCGACACACATGTGTGGCAGATTGCAAAGCGTGACTACAAATATGGTTCTGGCAGCGGACAGAAAAGCATCACAGATAAACTTCACAAAGATATTG GGGATTTTTTCAGAAAGCTGTGGGGTCCTTATGCTGGTTGGGCACAGTCG GTGTTGTTCTGTGCTGACCTCAAGAAGTTCCAAAATCTGAAAGAAATGCTGCATcagaagaagcaaaaaaaagaggaagacgGTGAAGGAGAGAGGATGGTAGCatgtaagaaaacaaaaagaaaaacagaagaaaatggaactgtgaaaaacaggaaaactaAGTCAGCGTGTCACAAGAGCACAAAGAAGTCTGTTAAGGATGAGAAGGTGGTGTGA
- the LOC133987670 gene encoding proline-rich transmembrane protein 3 produces the protein MAPMSFLVLSLILSSIRPLNAQVITDSSFTPLDLPINSPPQPTKQTVRFWPSLPPRGRSDVPIRIIIQDRLTTTNSVQQEQRVTSPTAQSPPSSVSALTTQNLSSGLLTQPTVSRSRTDTASLALMRAKAKGDAAIKGSTPPLPTLPSAAVGEPADDKPVTAGSSEEGSVKGTEDGDLQWLESSSTPIVLLVKKSPVPLPTVSDEMAQYQPQAQTAVSESLSSKLSDVKTPEMDATTVKPQLFALTTAVRVSTTPQTETRATLSPVVTQATPRIVVLTGDLTANTPPTDRVAPKQDSAAVTLPQSTTTAAGPTEKQPQITEQPVTTRSQNSSQSNTVTHQVTTTVTASVLTTTQEAEKTSPKIINQPNKTAQMGRSAASATARTGTSSFLTTGVVPVTRIRFGPTYQAGVGKNRSILLRPPYQAPYSTSNPAPSPGTNLSPNSTLLYWGDLSRTLAFAWELHVYGSASLFILLFAGAALGLTLSPGANCPHRGALALANALLFATGGLRAALFLIDPYGTRKFLPRPVVTALYNLPLHMLVWTQAAVALLALRVAGVSVLPSTLERPPLVAVLAVLQCTLLLAADLLSPALSPVVPVTLQVMSLCWGLGICLGFLCYVFPRIRCPPIPHPGVPEEARRKAWTGSRRMGVILGRVLAVCAVLGALCCGLHVHATLWLYGLLGDWTHFNWGWWLVHFWARLLELAWGFSLLVLGSWVFWRPLSFRGREEGEAGDGRAAGDMPSPGQSVGSSHRHTCWSKIVQSLRGKPCRKSDSNGVGGVGGGVPGEVPNNWAGQERPGADISKSLIRNQNHEQSTAPPRCIKDSNRGRNHRGHSAERGVSDDSTGSLLRLQTLGRPPQRSVSGSLDQERDTSLSLYEFDLRPPSPIDLTRSIDNALHREHLLGAGSLFHPLNHTSQSPSPGSGVSQGPWLRRNSDPQLSESSDAPTESSMPLGGSVLSSVPSRQVTAPPTPSHQGYRWAGNGVGSVPSSVSCPVSLHPSRTSTGQLGEDGVDDTRPFITPDSESVQGRAGKPVGSRSYLEVNRPDDSASVSSEIIDL, from the exons ATGGCTCCCATGTCCTTCCTTGTCTTAagcctcatcctctcctctatTCGTCCTTTAAATGCCCAGGTCATCACTGACTCATCCTTCACTCCTCTGGACCTACCTATTAATTCCCCACCtcaaccaaccaaacaaactGTTCGATTCTGGCCCTCTTTGCCTCCCAGAGGCCGCAGTGATGTGCCTATCAGAATCATAATCCAGGATAGGTTGACAACTACGAATTCAgtgcagcaggagcaaagagtGACCAGCCCTACAGCACAGTCCCCTCCTTCTTCTGTATCAGCCCTCACTACACAAAATCTCAGCAGTGGTCTACTAACTCAACCAACTGTCTCCAGGTCCAGGACTGACACAGCTAGTCTAGCGCTCATGAGGGCTAAGGCAAAGGGGGATGCTGCAATAAAAGGCTCAACTCCACCTCTGCCAACTTTACCCTCCGCTGCTGTCGGTGAGCCTGCTGATGATAAGCCAGTGACAGCAGGCAGTTCAGAGGAGGGATCAGTTAAAGGCACAGAGGATGGTGATTTGCAGTGGTTGGAATCAAGCAGTACTCCGATAGTGCTGCTTGTGAAGAAATCACCTGTCCCTCTGCCAACGGTCAGTGATGAAATGGCACAGTATCAACCGCAGGCACAGACTGCGGTGTCTGAAAGTTTATCATCTAAACTGTCTGATGTTAAAACACCAGAAATGGATGCTACAACTGTTAAGCCCCAACTGTTTGCACTGACAACAGCCGTCAGAGTCTCTACGACACCACAGACTGAGACAAGAGCCACACTGTCTCCAGTGGTGACACAGGCGACACCTCGGATTGTTGTATTAACAG GTGATCTGACAGCGAATACTCCGCCAACCGACAGAGTTGCTCCAAAGCAAGACTCTGCTGCTGTGACGTTACCCCAATCCACGACCACCGCTGCTGGCCCTACTGAGAAACAGCCACAGATCACAGAACAGCCGGTGACCACTCGAAGCCAAAACAGTTCACAGTCAAACACCGTGACGCACCAAGTGACAACCACAGTTACTGCAAGTGTGCTCACCACTACACAGGAGGCAGAGAAAACATCacctaaaataataaatcaacccaacaaaacagcacaaatggGACGAAGTGCAGCGAGCGCGACAGCCAGGACAG ggacttcttccttccttactaccGGTGTTGTACCTGTTACCCGGATAAGGTTTGGCCCCACGTATCAGGCTGGTGTTGGAAAGAACCGTTCCATTCTCCTGCGACCTCCTTACCAAGCTCCCTACTCCACCTCTAATCCAGCTCCCTCTCCCGGCACTAATCTCTCCCCTAACAGCACTCTTCTCTACTGGGGTGACCTGAGCAGGACGCTTGCTTTCGCCTGGGAGCTGCACGTCTACGGATCAGCTAgcctcttcatcctcctgttTGCTGGAGCTGCTCTCGGCCTCACCCTGTCCCCTGGTGCGAACTGTCCTCATCGGGGGGCCCTTGCGCTCGCAAATGCTCTCCTGTTTGCGACTGGGGGCCTCAGGGCCGCGCTCTTTCTAATTGACCCCTATGGGACACGTAAATTCCTCCCTCGCCCCGTAGTTACGGCCCTCTACAACTTGCCTCTACACATGCTGGTGTGGACGCAGGCTGCCGTGGCATTGCTGGCGTTGAGGGTGGCAGGAGTAAGCGTGTTACCTTCAACTTTGGAGCGCCCTCCACTCGTGGCCGTGTTGGCCGTGTTGCAGTGTACTCTGCTGCTGGCGGCTGATCTATTATCCCCAGCCCTGTCTCCTGTTGTGCCCGTCACCCTGCAAGTCATGTCCCTGTGCTGGGGCTTGGGTATCTGTCTGGGATTCCTCTGCTATGTCTTTCCACGTATACGCTGCCCTCCCATTCCCCACCCTGGAGTCCCTGAAGAAGCCAGGAGGAAGGCTTGGACAGGGAGCAGGAGGATGGGGGTCATCCTAGGGAGAGTGCTGGCAGTATGTGCAGTTCTGGGGGCATTGTGCTGTGGGCTGCATGTCCATGCCACCTTATGGCTCTATGGACTGCTAGGGGACTGGACACACTTCAACTGGGGATGGTGGCTGGTTCACTTCTGGGCGCGGCTCCTAGAGCTGGCCTGGGGGTTCTCCCTCCTAGTCTTGGGTTCCTGGGTGTTCTGGAGGCCTCTAAGTTTccggggaagggaggaaggggaggcagGAGATGGCAGAGCAGCAGGAGACATGCCGTCCCCTGGCCAATCTGTAGGCTCCTCTCATAGACATACCTGCTGGTCCAAGATAGTCCAGAGCCTGAGGGGAAAACCCTGTAGAAAGTCTGATAGTAATGGGGttggaggagtaggaggaggagtacCAGGGGAGGTGCCTAACAACTGGGCAGGCCAGGAGCGTCCTGGAGCTGACATCAGCAAGAGTCTCATCAGGAACCAGAACCACGAGCAGTCTACTGCTCCGCCACGCTGCATCAAAGACAGCAACCGGGGACGCAACCATAGGGGCCACTCTGCAGAACGAGGCGTATCTGATGACTCAACGGGGTCTCTGCTCAGACTGCAGACACTGGGTCGGCCTCCGCAGCGCTCAGTGAGTGGCAGTCTGGATCAGGAGAGGgacacctccctctctctgtatgAGTTTGACCTACGGCCCCCTTCTCCCATTGACCTGACCCGTAGCATTGACAATGCTCTGCACAGGGAACACTTGCTCGGAGCAGGCAGCCTGTTTCATCCTTTGAACCACACCTCACAGTCCCCCTCCCCAGGCTCAGGGGTCAGCCAGGGGCCCTGGCTTCGTAGGAACAGTGATCCTCAGCTTTCTGAGAGCAGCGATGCCCCAACTGAGTCTTCCATGCCACTGGGGGGCAGTGTTCTCAGCAGTGTGCCCAGCAGGCAAGTGACTGCTCCCCCCACGCCCTCCCACCAGGGTTACCGGTGGGCTGGGAACGGGGTGGGAAGCGTCCCTTCATCAGTGTCCTGCCCTGTGTCACTTCATCCCTCCAGAACATCAACGGGTCAGCTGGGGGAGGATGGAGTGGACGACACGCGGCCATTCATCACACCAGACTCAGAAAGTGTGCAAGGGAGGGCGGGGAAGCCAGTCGGGTCACGGAGTTACCTGGAGGTCAACCGACCTGACGACTCCGCCAGCGTCAGCAGTGAAATTATTGACTTATAA
- the LOC133988397 gene encoding cytosolic sulfotransferase 3-like produces MMEELPRPTLFDFHGVSMTKYFTDNWDNIQNFKARPDDILIATYPKAGTTWVSHILDLLYFGQTGPEHQASRPVNEKVPFLELSIPGVPTGKDLADRLPTTPRLIKTHLPVQLVPKSFWEQNCRVVYVARNAKDCAVSYFHFGRMNSAQPEPGDWSNFLQLFMEGKVVFGSWYDHVNNWWEKKQTFSNIHYMCYEDITEDSAREIDRLCSFLGLSPSAEEKQRVAAGVTFDAMKQNKRTNYSNTPCMNQKVSPFMRKGKVGDWKNHFTVAQNEHFDEDYKQKMKNPALQFRTEV; encoded by the exons ATG ATGGAGGAGCTACCTCGGCCTACGCTATTTGACTTCCATGGAGTCTCCATGACCAAATACTTCACTGACAACTGGGACAACATACAGAACTTTAAAGCGAGACCAGATGATATTCTTATTGCTACTTACCCTAAAGCAG GAACCACATGGGTCTCTCATATCCTGGATCTTCTGTATTTTGGGCAGACGGGTCCAGAGCATCAGGCATCTCGTCCTGTTAATGAGAAAGTGCCATTCCTGGAGCTCAGCATACCTGGTGTACCCACAG GAAAAGACTTGGCAGACCGGCTCCCCACGACACCTCGCCTCATTAAAACTCATCTACCAGTCCAGCTTGTGCCAAAATCCTTCTGGGAGCAGAATTGCAGG GTAGTCTATGTGGCCCGTAACGCCAAGGACTGTGCAGTGTCCTATTTCCACTTTGGCCGCATGAACAGTGCCCAGCCAGAGCCAGGAGACTGGAGCAACTTTCTACAGCTTTTCATGGAGGGAAAGG TGGTGTTTGGATCGTGGTATGACCATGTGAACAACTGGTGGGAGAAGAAGCAGACTTTCTCCAATATTCACTACATGTGTTATGAGGATATAACTGAG GACTCTGCACGAGAGATAGACCGACTCTGTTCCTTCCTCGGTTTGTCTCCCTCGGCTGAGGAGAAACAAAGAGTTGCAGCTGGAGTGACGTTTGAtgcaatgaaacaaaacaaaaggacCAACTATTCCAACACCCCATGTATGAATCAAAAGGTGTCTCCTTTCATGAGAAAAG GGAAAGTTGGTGACTGGAAAAACCACTTCACTGTGGCCCAGAATGAGCATTTTGATGAGGACTACAAGCAAAAAATGAAGAATCCGGCACTGCAGTTTCGTACTGAAGTTTAG